From the Buteo buteo chromosome 1, bButBut1.hap1.1, whole genome shotgun sequence genome, one window contains:
- the MEPE gene encoding matrix extracellular phosphoglycoprotein: MQTALVCLCLCLLSTALSTPVPPPLPGRAAGNCVGQHRILLKGCNAKHGFYVFKYVYSFSTRRNQTQIKKEEADSQTAAPGRQLGDDKARQGPTEDRVAPEQGDNSSTDTMENGTGLKPENRSAPGTGRDAHSPRPGTGTRARGGVGVVGPTSASSEGSGDLDLVVEVDGGVSILPQGGRPGEAVAGNISTVRSEDRDDGAPSGVPVEGAMTAGRERAPATGGAGDDEGSGEATIPGQGQEGIVRGTGTGGATLASVTEKMEDVQVDAEGVDEYAYIPDSGSVTVTHGKVGSTVRATRFTQISPDKDDNVNIFIGRANIHVGEQEATQAGATVGSKDDGMHAVGTSSPLPRLGVTAARDSDDDDGTPARRQPEELTTTAALSHADSVTSSPGDGHPTGDDEEAAAAVGDEEGQGAPSPWRVADGVTTIPEEAGIHGNGDDEAKGEGQRFDRRPGHLAVTTPRQVGDKEATAAVPAEGASIRLGTTVASPGVSEGDCTTAVEMAGGRTAGESTVAGRGGSGEVGPATPQPRGEGWPRVGVRVRPGGAGLDKTPRMDKALSPRTKAVSRASSGAQIRADGRGGDAGGRPRTTEAGGSPPPPAGQARGSTAAVKGQERGRGDEAAVSGARRGHLPRHRGRRPGSGAPRAFAALGHSRQVDQVKRADELHVRERAFYALGGAGGGPRGSYTSLGSADSSQSSEGEQGSQSDSRQTGLRPSGWGAPGHPHGHWSQGGL; the protein is encoded by the exons ATGCAAACAGCCCTTGTGTGCCTGTGCCTGTGCCTGCTCAGCACGGCCCTCTCAACACCC GTGCCACCGCCGCTGCCTGGGAGAGCTGCCGGGAACTGTGTGGGACAGCACCGG atactgctgaaaggctgcaatgCCAAGCACGGCTTCTACGTTTTCAAATATGTCTACTCATTTTCGACGCGGAGGAACCAGACACAGATAAAG AAGGAAGAGGCCGACAGCCAGACTGCTGCCCCCGGCCGCCAGCTGGGTGACGACAAAGCCAGGCAGGGGCCAACGGAGGACCGGGTGGCCCCGGAGCAAGGTGACAACAGCAGCACTGATACAATGGAGAACGGGACTGGCCTCAAGCCCGAAAACCGCAGTGCCCCAGGCACTGGCAGGGATGCTCACAGTCCTCGCCCAGGCACCGGCACGCGAGCGCGTGGTGGTGTCGGTGTCGTGGGTCCCACCTCGGCCAGCTCAGAGGGCAGTGGCGACCTGGATTTGGTGGTTGAAGTTGATGGTGGTGTTTCCATTCTCCCCCAGGGTGGACGCCCTGGAGAGGCCGTGGCAGGGAACATCTCCACTGTCAGGAGTGAGGACAGGGATGATGGTGCCCCCAGTGGGGTTCCAGTGGAGGGGGCCATGAcagctgggagggagagggcCCCTGCCACCGGAGGGGCTGGGGATGATGAGGGCAGTGGTGAGGCCACCATCCCTGGCCAAGGGCAGGAGGGGATCGTGCGGGGCACAGGGACAGGAGGCGCCACTCTCGCCTCTGTAACTGAGAAGATGGAGGATGTTCAAGTTGATGCTGAAGGTGTGGATGAATACGCTTACATCCCAGACTCGGGCAGCGTCACCGTCACCCACGGGAAGGTGGGCAGCACAGTGAGGGCCACCAGATTCACCCAAATCTCTCCAGACAAGGATGACAACGTCAACATCTTCATTGGGAGGGCCAACATCCATGTAGGGGAGCAAGAAGCCACCCAGGCTGGTGCCACTGTAGGAAGCAAGGATGATGGCATGCACGCTGTGGGAAccagcagccccctgcccaggctgggtgTCACTGCTGCACGCGACAGCGATGATGATGATGGCACCCCTGCTCGCAGGCAGCCTGAAGAATTGACTACCACAGCCGCGCTGAGCCATGCGGACAGCGTcaccagcagccctggggatggcCATCCCACAGGAGATGACGAGGAAGCTGCCGCCGCCGTTGGTGATGAAGAAGGACAAGgggcccccagcccctggagGGTCGCTGATGGTGTCACTACCATCCCCGAGGAGGCTGGCATCCATGGGAACGGTGATGACGAGGCAAAAGGTGAGGGGCAGAGGTTCGACAGGAGGCCGGGCCACCTGGCTGTCACCACCCCCCGCCAGGTGGGTGACAAGGAGGCCACTGCCGCTGTCCCGGCCGAGGGGGCCAGCATCCGCCTGGGCACCACCGTGGCCTCCCCTGGGGTGAGCGAGGGGGACTGCACCACTGCCGTGGAGATGGCCGGTGGCCGCACGGCGGGTGAGAGCACCGTagcagggagagggggcagcGGGGAAGTGGGGCCagccaccccccagccccgtggggAGGGATGGCCCAGGGTGGGGGTGAGGGTCCGgcctgggggagcagggctggacaAGACACCCAGGATGGACAAAGCGCTGTCCCCACGCACAAAAGCCGTCAGCCGGGCGTCAAGCGGAGCCCAGATAAGGGCTGACGGCCGTGGCGGTGATGCCGGGGGCAGGCCGCGCACCACTGAAGCAGGGGGCAGTCCCCCTCCGCCGGCAGGGCAAGCCAGGGGCAGCACGGCAGCGGTCAAAGGCCAGGAGCGAGGGCGAGGTGATGAGGCGGCGGTGTCGGGGGCCCGGAGGGGCCACCTGCCCAGGCACCGTGGCAGGAGACCGGGGTCCGGGGCACCGAGGGCATTTGCGGCGCTGGGCCACAGCAGGCAGGTGGACCAGGTGAAGCGTGCCGACGAGCTCCACGTCCGCGAGCGGGCCTTTTATGCCCTtggtggggcggggggcggcccccGTGGCTCCTACACCAGCCTCGGGAGTGCCGACAGCAGCCAGTCCTCCgagggggagcagggcagccagAGCGACAGCCGACAGACGGGGCTGCGGCCCTCGGGGTGGGGAGCCCCAGGGCACCCCCATGGCCACTGGAGCCAGGGGGGTCTCTGA